Part of the Saccharomyces kudriavzevii IFO 1802 strain IFO1802 genome assembly, chromosome: 8 genome is shown below.
AACATCAGTAACACAATCCTAGATATTAGCTTGAGCCATGGAAAAGTCCCTAATATGGACCAATTAACAAGAGAGTTATTCGGTGCCAGCGACTCGTACCAAGACATCTTGGACGAAAACAACGTTGACGTTTCCTGGGTCGATAAGCTCGTATGACATAGGTTCACCCAGtacattttcatttcatcaTATTTATTGTAACCACTCGAGAACAATGCATCCGCAAGGTATAAATCTTTGTCAGTTACGGTGTAACTCACATACGTATTATTTATGAAGCATAGATATTCTATAAAGTAACGTCAATTCTTATCTGAAGAAACGAGTTACGGGTAAATCCAGCCCAATCGCGCATCGTTTTACCACTGGGGCATTCACCTCAGAACAAAGACAGCGGAGCGTCTTGCCGTACTTTATTAGTAAGAGAGCTTGAAGATGACTAAGCGTTTGAAGATGACCAATGCTGTAGGACGTCAACATCAAATTCAcgaggaaaaaatatgtaaTGGAACTTGTAAGTCAATACGCGGAGCAAAATCACCCAGTTCCTTGGGGCAGCATGAGATGGTCACCCTCCAAGACGCCAACAAACCCAAAAAAGACGCAAATTGCGACGAAAACATGGAGAAATTATTACGTAATAAAGTTCTGTGCTTCAGTATTACTCTAGTTCAACCTCAGATCCTATTCCATAGATTGTTACCCACGACTGGATAATCATTACCAAATAAATGAATATATGGCACGGAACGGAAGCGGCATGTTCGCCTCCGTTCGTGCGCTTAGTAAAGCAAAACGGAGAGAAGTCGGTGAGAGCTTCCCTTCTGAGTAAGAAATCGTCGCCATTGTTTGGCagcctttctttttccatattGTTCCAGCAGcgcgtttctttttgggtACCTGAAACGTGCTTTCCTCGAGGTATCTTGGTCTCCTTCTTCCCTGGTGGTCTCCTAAAATATAAAAGGTCGAACAGATCTCCAATTGCAGGACTCCTTCATTCTTGTTTCGTAGCGTAAACTAGTATATAGACgaagcaaaaaaacatcACACCGAATCCGAGCAAAATGTCATTTGTTAAAGATTTTAAGCCACAAGCCTTGAATGACACCAACCTTTTTAAACCAATCAAGATTGGTAACAATGAACTTCTACACCGTGCCGTTATTCCTCCATTGACTAGAATGAGGGCTCAGCACCCAGGCAACGTCCCAAACAAGGACTGGGCCGTTGAATACTACACCCAACGTGCTCAAAGACCTGGTACCTTGATCATCACTGAAGGTACTTTCATTTCCCCACAATCTGGTGGTTACGACAACGCTCCAGGTATCTGGTCTGAGGAACAAATGAAGGAATGGACCaagattttcaaagctatccatgaaaagaaatcgttCGCCTGGGTCCAATTATGGGTCCTGGGTTGGGCTGCTTTCCCAGACACCCTTGCCAGAGACGGTTTGCGTTACGATTCCGCTTCCGACAACGTCTACATGAGTGCTGAACAGGAAGAAAAGGCTAAGAAAGCCAACAACCCACAGCACAGTCTAACAAAGGACGAAATCAAGCAATACATCAAGGAGTACGTCCAGGCCGCAAAGAACTCTATTGCTGCCGGTGCTGATGGTGTTGAAATCCACAGTGCCAACGGCTACCTCTTGAACCAGTTCTTAGACCCTCATTCCAATAACAGAACCGACGAGTACGGTGGATCCATAGAGAACAGAGCTCGCTTCACCCTAGAGGTCGTTGATGCTATCGTCGAAGCCATTGgtcaagaaaaagttggTTTGAGATTATCCCCATACGGTGTTTTTAACAGTATGTCTGGTGGTGCTGAAACCGGCATTGTTGCTCAGTATGCCTACGTTTTGGGTGAATTAGAAAGGAGAGCTAACGCCGGCAAACGTTTGGCTTTCGTCCACCTGGTTGAACCTCGTGTCACTAACCCGTTCTTAGCTGAAGGTGAAGGTGCATACGATGGAGGTAGCAACCAGTTTGTTTACTCTATCTGGAAGGGTGCCATCATCAGGGCCGGTAACTATGCTCTGCACCCAGAAGTCGTTAGAGAGGAAGTAAAGGATCCAAGAACATTGATCGGTTATGGCAGATTCTTCATTTCTAACCCAGACTTGGTGGACCGTCTAGAAAAGGGTTTACCATTGAACAAATATGACAGAACAACTTTCTACTCAATGTCAGCCAAGGGCTACATTGACTATCCCACATACGAAGAAGCTCTCAAGCTCGGCTGGGACAAAAACTGACCAGGGTTAAGAACAGTTTTGCCGTATCCCGCTCTATATAATTAACGAATGAATATATTTAGGATTAATTATTTTTAATGAAATATTAACAGACTTTCTTCTTGGCGGGTGCGAGAGGTGTGTATGGAAGAAGGAAGTCACGTTTCTAAGTTTGTTATTTCATAAACATTCGTTCCAGGACAATGGAACAAATCCGCACATATAGAAGGCTGTTGATCACTTTACTCAAAGGCCCCGCCCGGCCAAAACTCTACCCACCTGTAAAACTCATATTTCTATCTCTACAAGAGAGAATATTTTCGAACTGTTCCTTAAACAAGACTCGACTATGGTTCCTCGCTTACTAGCATAACGGACTATGCGTGTTGCCaggatattattatttgtgGTGTTGAAATATGACGTAAATTATGGAACGAATAAAAGATCCAACTGTCATTTGGTAAAATCGTTGATTGGTTTAATAATTAGATCCGTTTTTCCTAAAATTTTTGGCCTCCGTAGTTCAGTGGTAGAAGACGTAAAGCCCGGCACTTGTATTGCAAAGATCGCTGGTTCAATTCTTCGGatgcatttttgaaacattttttttacttgcCGTTTATTCCCCCCCCATCATTTCTaactttttgatttttctagAGGCTAAGTAAGGGCATGGTGAAAGTTGAATCAAAATATATGGTTGGCAAACTAAGCGAAGGAAAGCAAGCGAGCGCATCTATCCGGGGGAACCATGCTATTAGAATTGATTTCTTATGTGGGGACCGTTTTAgggtttcttttcttgacaCTTTCAATTGCATCGGGTTTATACTATATTAGTGAACTAGTTGAAGAACATACAGAACCCACGAGACGATTTTTAACAAGGGCAATCTACGGTATAATTTTGACATTAGTACTACTACTGCTACTAGACCGCTTTCCATTTAAACTCACACTTTTCTCCATTGCATGTTACGTAGTGTACTATCAAAACCTAGAGAGCTTCCCCTTTATCTCGCTAACCAGCCCAACCTTTTTACTAAGTTGCGTATGTGTCGTCCTGAATCACTATTTCTGGTTCAAGTATTTCAATGACACAGAAGTCCCACCACAGTTCAAGTTTGATCCAAATTACATACCACGCAGACGTGCTAGTTTTGCTGAGGTGGCATCATTTTTCGGTATATGCGTTTGGTTCATACCATTTGCCTTGTTCGTTTCCCTATCAGCTGGTGATTACGTGTTACCAACGACTAGTGAGCAGCACATGGCTAAGAAGAATGATGATATTACGAACAACCAACCAAGATTACGTAAAAGAGCTGTTGGTTTGGCCCGCGTTGTCATCAACTCCGTAAGGAAGTACATATATTCTCTTGCTCGTGTGTTTGGTTACGAGATAGAACCTGACTTTGATAGATTGGCGGTTTAGAAAtgatctctttttttttttttacgcgtatttattatttctatCAGAGTATTCAATATATATCATATGTAGTGCATTATAAGCTACTTTatacaagaaagaaagaagttAAAATAAGTACtatttcattcaaattaACTGATTACGGGGAAGAACCCTTTCTAAGTTTTccatatttttgttttttttgttgacGTTTGCAATTCTATCACGActaaataaacaaaaacattGGCTAAGTTCTACTGGATTaattgttgttattgtgTGGAAGcaaaaacaataaagaaaagctgaaaaattgttatGGTAGCTGAAGAGCATGATAGAACGAACATCGGTTGCGATGGTTCTCAAAAGGCGAGCCAGCTCTCAATTAATCATGATTCTGTTAAACTTTTAGTAAGGAATACGTATTGGACTAAAGATTACATGACAGGTATCAAATTATTTATAAGACATATGAAGGGACAGAAGGATTTGTTGAGTAAAGATATTGCATTTTACAGTGATTTTTCCGACAAATTTTGGAAGCCATCGTTAAACAACCTACAAAAATTAGAACCCACTAATTCCATCAATAAACAGCTACTTGCATCCATGAGGGAACGCTTTAGTATTATATCCACCGACCAAATCGAGAGTGATTGTAAGATACCGTTACAAGAACTAAGAGATCATTCTGAAAGTTTCCTTCGTGAAGCAGAAAACGATTTGTCATCTCGGTATTCAGTTTACGCTAAAGATTTAATCAAAGTCAAAGAATCATTAAATGagtgtgaaaaaaaaattcgataCATATATAAGTTAAAGAAAGTCAAGACATCGATAAAAGATCCGCTTGATATTTCTAATGGCAAGAACGATGGCGATGGAACATCTGTATTCGGGCTGGAGTTTGCATGCGAATTCCCTTACGCCCTGGATGCTAGATTGAAATTTGATAATAGCGAACAGTTTATGTCATTTCTGTTGGACTTGAAGGGAAGTGttaaagtggaaaaaagtatGTTTCCTGTTCCCGGGTTGCCAAATGAAAGTTTTGAAGGTCAGTCGTTATTCAAggaattgaagaaactgGAGCCCAAACTAGACCTATCCTTGTTTAATATTGATAGAATGGGTAATGAATTTATTCATCTAGGTATAATAAAGGGGTACTTCCTGAGCTTTTATTCCAGTAAAAATTCGCGATTTGACCTTCAAAAATACTATTATTGGGATTGTGAGATCTTTAACAAGCATAAGATTATTTATGATGCCACTCCAAGGACTAAGAAAGCATACGGCGATCTAACACCAACTGATAATAAACATGAAGAGAACTTAAGTGTATCTTCCATCAAAACTTCCATATCTGATTGGATTCGCAAAGTTAGTCTTCAGGACGACGACGACGGTGATGTAACGGGGGGTGAAGATATAAACGAAAATGATTGGAAGAGCTTCAAGCAGCAATTAAGTTCATTACAggataatttcttttcgaGATGTTGCCAGTTGGAGTATTCTAAAGTGCAATTAGAGAAAA
Proteins encoded:
- the SVP26 gene encoding Svp26p (similar to Saccharomyces cerevisiae SVP26 (YHR181W); ancestral locus Anc_5.57); this encodes MLLELISYVGTVLGFLFLTLSIASGLYYISELVEEHTEPTRRFLTRAIYGIILTLVLLLLLDRFPFKLTLFSIACYVVYYQNLESFPFISLTSPTFLLSCVCVVLNHYFWFKYFNDTEVPPQFKFDPNYIPRRRASFAEVASFFGICVWFIPFALFVSLSAGDYVLPTTSEQHMAKKNDDITNNQPRLRKRAVGLARVVINSVRKYIYSLARVFGYEIEPDFDRLAV
- the RGD3 gene encoding Rgd3p (similar to Saccharomyces cerevisiae YHR182W; ancestral locus Anc_5.56) — its product is MVAEEHDRTNIGCDGSQKASQLSINHDSVKLLVRNTYWTKDYMTGIKLFIRHMKGQKDLLSKDIAFYSDFSDKFWKPSLNNLQKLEPTNSINKQLLASMRERFSIISTDQIESDCKIPLQELRDHSESFLREAENDLSSRYSVYAKDLIKVKESLNECEKKIRYIYKLKKVKTSIKDPLDISNGKNDGDGTSVFGLEFACEFPYALDARLKFDNSEQFMSFLLDLKGSVKVEKSMFPVPGLPNESFEGQSLFKELKKLEPKLDLSLFNIDRMGNEFIHLGIIKGYFLSFYSSKNSRFDLQKYYYWDCEIFNKHKIIYDATPRTKKAYGDLTPTDNKHEENLSVSSIKTSISDWIRKVSLQDDDDGDVTGGEDINENDWKSFKQQLSSLQDNFFSRCCQLEYSKVQLEKTIYDYCKNYSKMDDEIKQSLALSNKIFHQRCEQFTKRPVCSSREEDPCQKKDDITGFFLRDNGIPFRKWNILELNDPMDACKEISIKREKFFCGSEICDDMTFTDTLETIKIILRQIEKEPNAGKITQSWHNDIDFIRISNLKRDLLGKFKESKTFQNTNSIITAQFLEKSHTYVTNDFVGLIKLWLLELPDSLVPSSHYDILVKAEEPLIPLCEQFSTSSLRFLHELARHFQLLNAESSLPPQTVRNLFVDYSDIDIPLAHHFIRRTGLQSPMDIKILSPALYTFFINQDTLKTLQRLVDNDTTATPTPTALTDPPTIIIKDTAPLSSSTSNPPPNNHDGPFIPRPFKTSSIPTTPEKPRRKSGLFLPINVNDRPSI
- the OYE2 gene encoding NADPH dehydrogenase (similar to Saccharomyces cerevisiae OYE2 (YHR179W); ancestral locus Anc_5.58), producing MSFVKDFKPQALNDTNLFKPIKIGNNELLHRAVIPPLTRMRAQHPGNVPNKDWAVEYYTQRAQRPGTLIITEGTFISPQSGGYDNAPGIWSEEQMKEWTKIFKAIHEKKSFAWVQLWVLGWAAFPDTLARDGLRYDSASDNVYMSAEQEEKAKKANNPQHSLTKDEIKQYIKEYVQAAKNSIAAGADGVEIHSANGYLLNQFLDPHSNNRTDEYGGSIENRARFTLEVVDAIVEAIGQEKVGLRLSPYGVFNSMSGGAETGIVAQYAYVLGELERRANAGKRLAFVHLVEPRVTNPFLAEGEGAYDGGSNQFVYSIWKGAIIRAGNYALHPEVVREEVKDPRTLIGYGRFFISNPDLVDRLEKGLPLNKYDRTTFYSMSAKGYIDYPTYEEALKLGWDKN